The segment ACTCGCCTCCTATATTTTTTCTCGTGATTCAATAACCATTTCTTTCGTTCAATTCCACCAAGATAACCAGTCATCTCTCCATTTGAAGCAATTACGCGATGACAAGGAATAATAATTGGTAAGCGATTACAATTATTTGCATTACCCACAGCTCTAGCAGCTTTAGAAGAACCTATAATTTTAGCAATTTCACCATATGTAATATATTCACCATATGGTATTTTCATTACTTCTTTCCATACTTTTATTTGAAATTCTGTACCTCTTAAAATAATCGGCACTTCAAATTCTTTTAACTTTCCTGTAAAATAATCATTTAATTCTTCAAAAATATATTTATATATAGTATAATCAGTGGTTCTAATATTTACATGATCATTATTTCTTTTTCTTCCATCGTAGAAAGAAATATCATAAATACCTCTAGCTGTAA is part of the Halanaerobiaceae bacterium ANBcell28 genome and harbors:
- a CDS encoding methylated-DNA--[protein]-cysteine S-methyltransferase, with protein sequence MDDSYSYFKYPSPLGILNIYFTARGIYDISFYDGRKRNNDHVNIRTTDYTIYKYIFEELNDYFTGKLKEFEVPIILRGTEFQIKVWKEVMKIPYGEYITYGEIAKIIGSSKAARAVGNANNCNRLPIIIPCHRVIASNGEMTGYLGGIERKKWLLNHEKKYRRRVNYG